The Bradysia coprophila strain Holo2 chromosome X unlocalized genomic scaffold, BU_Bcop_v1 contig_12, whole genome shotgun sequence genome window below encodes:
- the LOC119067220 gene encoding caspase-like, translated as MSDEENTMNGNINTGPVPKTFEYHMKHTKRGSALIFNHEVFANPNEYGKRSGTNLDCERMSQTLTDLHFNVTVYNDLPLAEIMHRMRQASQQDFTDHDCILMVILSHGKEDLKIAAHDSEYSLASVFHYFKDSQCPSLKGKPKLFFIQACQGSAVDPGIELKSNHQHASNSRQEPEFCLKNSFIGCYNVIIPPDFLIAYSTIPGFVSWRNSNGSWFIQTLCDLLNESGKTQDILTLLTSVKRRVATDYCSNTEDKAMDKKLQIPSTITTLTRLLKFTGKDDIASTKRK; from the exons ATGAGTGACGAAGAAAACACGATGAATGG TAACATCAACACCGGTCCCGTTCCGAAAACATTCGAATATCACATGAAGCACACAAAACGTGGTAGCGCACTGATATTCAATCACGAAGTATTTGCAAATCCTAATGAATACGGAAAGAGATCGGGAACCAATCTGGATTGTGAAAGAATGTCACAAACTTTGACGGATCTCCATTTTAATGTAACAGTGTACAATGACTTGCCGCTCGCTGAAATAATGCATCGAATGAGGCAAG CATCTCAACAGGACTTCACGGATCATGACTGCATATTGATGGTCATTCTATCGCATGGTAAAGAAGACCTGAAAATTGCTGCTCATGATAGCGAATACAGTTTGGCCAGTGTTTTCCACTATTTCAAGGACAGCCAGTGCCCGTCTTTGAAGGGCAAACCGAAACTCTTTTTTATTCAAGCATGTCAGGGTTCTGCGGTCGATCctggaattgaattgaaatcaaaCCATCAACACGCATCAAACAGTCGTCAAGAGcctgaattttgtttgaaaaatagCTTCATTGGCTGTTACAATGTGATCATTCCACCAGACTTTCTCATAGCTTATTCCACCATCCCAG GATTTGTTTCCTGGCGTAACTCAAATGGATCGTGGTTTATACAGACTCTGTGCGATTTGCTCAATGAAAGCGGCAAAACGCAAGACATCCTCACTTTACTAACATCCGTAAAACGTCGCGTAGCAACAGATTACT GCTCAAACACCGAAGACAAGGCAATGGACAAAAAGCTTCAGATTCCAAGCACCATTACAACTCTTACGCGCTTATTAAAATTCACCGGTAAAGATGATATAGCCAGTACCAAAAGAAAGTAA
- the LOC119067219 gene encoding uncharacterized protein LOC119067219 isoform X2, with product MNLIAVFIAWICLIHASQANPFSSFLKQRQCDCLNLAYIDRPTDIRQCNSKTRYVNQVNQNFNTVRINLSVPNKNKKCDFSKYHIHVNEMHARTLAVVDAYFSCTENNCTSTIMTAYSKFAEYRSKVFNVYTKCSFTTYTPDCAQILIQARPPVYASAENVLVGLLACSQLKADALLIEGSDHTQYKFSASDLFDIVWTGARDCNCIKIDKRPIPQDETECYSNGFISNLRNFVLVNVNRVQAAYTSNKRSHPECTYDTLEKEIRDLKEFALELPDLLQEDSPKFVDIDEYIQRYIALLIPYGPDVRNYILDNSKTCYFPVRQSRITLLSIIDAVIGVVTKCVGYRDRLDQRC from the exons atgaatttaattgCCGTATTCATTGCTTGG ATCTGTTTGATTCACGCATCCCAAG CTAATCCCTTCAGCAGTTTCCTAAAACAAAGACAATGTGATTGTCTCAATTTG GCTTACATCGACAGACCCACGGATATCAGACAATGCAATTCAAAAACTAGATATGTGAATCAagttaatcaaaattttaacacAGTTCGCATTAACTTGTCTGTCCCAAATAAGAATAAGAAATGTGATTTTTCGAAGTATCATATCCATGTAAACGAAATGCATGCGAGGACATTGGCAGTCGTGGACGCATATTTCTCGTGCACTGAAAATAATTGTACATCGACGATCATGACAGCGTACAGTAAATTTGCTGAATACCGATCCAAGGTTTTCAATGTCTATACAAAATGCTCATTCACAACGTATACGCCAGACTGTGCTCAAATATTGATTCAAGCACGACCGCCTGTATATGCTAGtgcagaaaatgttttggttGGTTTGTTGGCGTGTTCGCAATTGAAAGCGGATGCACTACTGATAGAGGGAAGTGACCACACTCAGTACAAGTTTAGTGCTTCTGATCTATTTGATATTGTCTGGACGGGTGCTCGTGATTGCAATTGCATTAAAATT GACAAAAGACCAATCCCGCAAGACGAAACCGAATGCTATTCGAACGGATTCATTTCTAATCTCCGCAACTTTGTACTGGTCAATGTTAATAGAGTCCAAGCCGCGTACACTAGCAACAAACGTTCTCATCCAGAATGTACGTACGATACACTAGAGAAAGAGATAAGAGATTTAAAGGAATTCGCATTGGAACTACCCGATCTCTTGCAAGAGGACAGTCCAAAGTTTGTCGACATCGACGAATATATTCAGCGATACATTGCTTTGTTGATCCCTTATGGACCGGATGTTCGTAACTATATTTTAGACAATAGTAAAACTTGCTACTTTCCCGTGAGACAGTCACGAATTACTCTGTTGTCTATTATCGATGCCGTTATTGGAGTCGTAACTAAGTGTGTAGGATATCGCGATAGATTGGACCAGagatgttga
- the LOC119067219 gene encoding uncharacterized protein LOC119067219 isoform X1, with product MNLIAVFIAWICLIHASQATKCQEDFVPNLSNPFSSFLKQRQCDCLNLAYIDRPTDIRQCNSKTRYVNQVNQNFNTVRINLSVPNKNKKCDFSKYHIHVNEMHARTLAVVDAYFSCTENNCTSTIMTAYSKFAEYRSKVFNVYTKCSFTTYTPDCAQILIQARPPVYASAENVLVGLLACSQLKADALLIEGSDHTQYKFSASDLFDIVWTGARDCNCIKIDKRPIPQDETECYSNGFISNLRNFVLVNVNRVQAAYTSNKRSHPECTYDTLEKEIRDLKEFALELPDLLQEDSPKFVDIDEYIQRYIALLIPYGPDVRNYILDNSKTCYFPVRQSRITLLSIIDAVIGVVTKCVGYRDRLDQRC from the exons atgaatttaattgCCGTATTCATTGCTTGG ATCTGTTTGATTCACGCATCCCAAGCCACTAAATGTCAGGAAGACTTCGTTCCGAATTTGTCTAATCCCTTCAGCAGTTTCCTAAAACAAAGACAATGTGATTGTCTCAATTTG GCTTACATCGACAGACCCACGGATATCAGACAATGCAATTCAAAAACTAGATATGTGAATCAagttaatcaaaattttaacacAGTTCGCATTAACTTGTCTGTCCCAAATAAGAATAAGAAATGTGATTTTTCGAAGTATCATATCCATGTAAACGAAATGCATGCGAGGACATTGGCAGTCGTGGACGCATATTTCTCGTGCACTGAAAATAATTGTACATCGACGATCATGACAGCGTACAGTAAATTTGCTGAATACCGATCCAAGGTTTTCAATGTCTATACAAAATGCTCATTCACAACGTATACGCCAGACTGTGCTCAAATATTGATTCAAGCACGACCGCCTGTATATGCTAGtgcagaaaatgttttggttGGTTTGTTGGCGTGTTCGCAATTGAAAGCGGATGCACTACTGATAGAGGGAAGTGACCACACTCAGTACAAGTTTAGTGCTTCTGATCTATTTGATATTGTCTGGACGGGTGCTCGTGATTGCAATTGCATTAAAATT GACAAAAGACCAATCCCGCAAGACGAAACCGAATGCTATTCGAACGGATTCATTTCTAATCTCCGCAACTTTGTACTGGTCAATGTTAATAGAGTCCAAGCCGCGTACACTAGCAACAAACGTTCTCATCCAGAATGTACGTACGATACACTAGAGAAAGAGATAAGAGATTTAAAGGAATTCGCATTGGAACTACCCGATCTCTTGCAAGAGGACAGTCCAAAGTTTGTCGACATCGACGAATATATTCAGCGATACATTGCTTTGTTGATCCCTTATGGACCGGATGTTCGTAACTATATTTTAGACAATAGTAAAACTTGCTACTTTCCCGTGAGACAGTCACGAATTACTCTGTTGTCTATTATCGATGCCGTTATTGGAGTCGTAACTAAGTGTGTAGGATATCGCGATAGATTGGACCAGagatgttga